The following are from one region of the Patescibacteria group bacterium genome:
- a CDS encoding class I SAM-dependent methyltransferase has translation MDLKDYIPLKGSDSNFWYRAKLNLISFLLRNIDNKSGNAKILDLGCGTGFEIDELLRFGDVSALDISKEALDRIEARPGLTLLCADIEKHCLEKDKYDCVCCFDLLEHLKEDGQALKNIFNSLKKGGFLVFTVPAFPSLYSSHDLALGHYRRYSRKEIRGKVKAAGFTINKTGYWNFIFFIFEAAVRILKNLFLVRLLGKKKFNSDMASYPKVINSFLFSILNLEVVLIRNKFTFPFGLTIYGIAKK, from the coding sequence GATTATATTCCTCTAAAAGGCAGTGACAGTAATTTTTGGTACCGGGCGAAGCTGAATCTTATCTCCTTTCTTTTAAGAAATATCGACAATAAATCCGGAAATGCAAAAATTCTTGATCTTGGCTGCGGGACTGGATTCGAGATCGATGAACTTCTTCGTTTCGGCGATGTTTCTGCCCTGGATATAAGTAAAGAAGCCCTGGATCGGATAGAAGCCCGTCCCGGCTTAACCCTTTTATGCGCCGACATAGAAAAACATTGCCTGGAAAAAGACAAGTATGACTGCGTGTGTTGCTTCGATCTATTGGAACACTTAAAAGAAGATGGGCAGGCGCTGAAAAATATTTTTAATTCTTTAAAAAAGGGCGGTTTTCTCGTTTTTACGGTTCCGGCTTTTCCCTCCCTCTATAGCTCTCATGATCTCGCCCTGGGACATTACCGGCGTTATAGCCGAAAAGAAATACGCGGCAAAGTTAAAGCGGCTGGTTTTACTATAAATAAGACTGGATACTGGAATTTTATATTTTTTATTTTTGAAGCGGCGGTTAGAATACTAAAAAATTTATTTCTTGTAAGGCTATTAGGGAAAAAGAAATTCAATTCCGACATGGCTAGCTACCCGAAGGTTATTAACTCCTTCCTTTTTTCAATTTTAAACCTTGAAGTTGTTCTTATACGGAATAAATTTACCTTTCCTTTTGGATTAACTATTTACGGCATAGCTAAAAAATAA
- a CDS encoding class I SAM-dependent methyltransferase, translating into MSATNRNIKKYYSRIEDYDWTKAADKFIGPETFFHRFREKEIVRLLKKYGKRGFLDLGCGTGLILRHLPSGSVGVDINPRNLEKTKKYAPRAKLVLHDIEERLPFDNEEFNTVICCETLEHLLFPEKVLDEISRILSKDGVLVGSVPGKSILWKLRKISFSSKYFAEEPYHKHRNKKEVEDLLSPCFRLISFYSKPFRMNWYFVAKRINN; encoded by the coding sequence ATGAGCGCTACAAATAGAAATATAAAAAAATATTATTCGCGTATAGAAGATTATGACTGGACAAAAGCCGCGGATAAATTTATAGGCCCGGAAACTTTTTTCCATCGCTTCCGCGAAAAAGAAATCGTGCGGCTATTAAAAAAATATGGCAAACGAGGCTTTCTTGACCTAGGTTGCGGCACCGGCCTAATTTTACGCCATCTTCCTTCTGGGTCAGTCGGCGTTGACATAAATCCGCGCAATCTGGAAAAAACCAAAAAATACGCCCCTCGGGCAAAATTAGTTCTCCATGATATCGAAGAAAGGCTGCCTTTTGATAACGAAGAATTCAACACGGTAATTTGCTGTGAAACGCTTGAGCATCTTTTATTCCCTGAAAAAGTTCTGGACGAAATTAGCAGGATTTTAAGTAAAGACGGGGTTTTAGTTGGTTCGGTACCGGGCAAATCAATCCTATGGAAGCTAAGGAAAATTTCTTTTTCCAGCAAATACTTCGCTGAAGAGCCTTACCACAAGCATAGAAATAAAAAAGAGGTTGAGGATCTTTTATCTCCCTGCTTTCGATTAATATCGTTCTATTCAAAGCCATTTCGAATGAATTGGTATTTTGTTGCAAAAAGGATTAATAATTAA
- the trpS gene encoding tryptophan--tRNA ligase produces MSSSKKTLFSGIQPSGSLHIGNYIGAISQFIEMQKNYNCIFCVVDYHAITVRQDPEELNKRIVEIAKVYMASGIDPNKSVIFKQSDVAEHTELAWILNCAAARMSDMNKMTQFKDKAGKKEESVSVGLYDYPVLMAADILLYGTDVVPVGKDQSQHLELTRTLARRFNQTYGETFKIPELVLRKEGALIMGLDDPAKKMSKSAASEMNYIALNDAPEIAKKKIMRAVTDSGSEVKHDIEEKPAISNLLVIYSLLAGMDTKDIEKKYAGKGYGDFKKDLAEIVVRFLMDFQTKYSAISDAEVKKVLEAGAKKLAPIAKRNIGKVKKNIGVII; encoded by the coding sequence ATGAGCAGTTCGAAAAAGACTCTTTTTTCCGGAATCCAGCCGTCCGGCAGTCTGCATATCGGCAATTATATCGGCGCGATCTCCCAGTTTATTGAAATGCAGAAAAACTATAACTGCATTTTTTGCGTGGTGGATTACCACGCAATAACTGTTCGCCAGGATCCGGAAGAGTTAAACAAGCGCATTGTAGAGATTGCCAAGGTCTATATGGCTTCAGGCATTGATCCGAATAAATCAGTGATTTTTAAGCAATCAGACGTAGCTGAACATACGGAGCTGGCGTGGATATTAAATTGCGCCGCCGCCCGGATGTCGGATATGAATAAAATGACCCAGTTTAAGGACAAGGCCGGAAAGAAAGAAGAGTCAGTAAGCGTCGGGTTGTATGACTATCCGGTTTTAATGGCCGCTGACATTTTACTATATGGCACGGACGTCGTGCCGGTCGGGAAAGACCAGTCCCAGCATCTTGAGCTGACCCGGACTCTAGCCCGGCGGTTTAACCAAACTTACGGCGAAACTTTTAAAATTCCTGAATTGGTCTTAAGAAAAGAGGGGGCGTTGATAATGGGCTTGGATGATCCCGCGAAGAAAATGTCTAAAAGCGCGGCGAGCGAAATGAATTATATTGCTTTAAACGACGCGCCCGAAATAGCGAAGAAAAAAATCATGCGCGCGGTTACTGATTCGGGTTCGGAGGTTAAGCATGATATTGAAGAAAAACCGGCGATTTCCAATCTATTGGTTATTTATTCCTTACTGGCAGGCATGGACACAAAAGATATTGAAAAGAAATACGCCGGCAAAGGCTACGGCGACTTTAAAAAAGACCTGGCGGAAATAGTAGTCCGGTTTTTAATGGATTTTCAAACTAAGTATAGCGCTATTTCTGATGCGGAAGTAAAAAAAGTTTTAGAAGCTGGAGCAAAAAAATTAGCGCCGATCGCAAAAAGGAACATAGGGAAGGTGAAAAAAAATATTGGTGTTATTATATAA
- a CDS encoding type II toxin-antitoxin system PemK/MazF family toxin, producing the protein MLIKQGDIFIVDLNPVRGHEQAGLRPVLILQNNILNKYLSTVIIAPITSNLVAKDKLAAFYLAKDISRLSKDSVILLYQIKTIDKRRLMNKISYLSEEIVKDIKARLKYIF; encoded by the coding sequence ATGTTAATAAAACAAGGAGATATTTTTATTGTTGATTTGAATCCTGTGAGAGGTCATGAACAAGCCGGCTTAAGACCGGTTTTAATTTTACAAAACAATATACTTAATAAGTATTTAAGTACGGTAATTATAGCTCCCATAACTTCTAATCTGGTGGCAAAAGATAAATTGGCCGCCTTTTACCTTGCGAAGGATATCTCAAGGCTATCTAAAGATTCGGTAATATTGCTATATCAGATAAAAACAATAGATAAGAGAAGACTTATGAACAAGATATCCTATTTGAGCGAAGAAATAGTCAAAGATATAAAAGCCCGGCTAAAGTACATCTTTTAA
- a CDS encoding valine--tRNA ligase: MKKELPKNYNPAEYEDKIYDKWEKSGFFNPDNLEGEPYSIMMPPPNVTGVLHLGHALENSLMDVEARYQRMRGKKVLLLPGTDHAALPTQAKVEKLLWEKGIKNPRQELGREKLVDEIRKFAEESKATILSQIRKMGTSCDWSRLAYTFDEARNLAVNTVFTKMFNDGLIYRGKRIVNWDAKLQTTISDDEIVWHEESAPFYYLQYGPFTIATARPETKFGDKYVVMHPDDKRYKKYKHGEKFECEWINGKVTATVIKDEAIDKEFGTGVMTITPYHDMTDFEIAERHKLPGEQIIDFNGKLLPVAGEFAGMEILIARPKIVEKLKAKGLLVKVEDDYIHRVAKGDRSNGLVEPQIKEQWFVDVNKKIPGKKKSLKELMREATTTGLDGKKDQLVRITPDRFQKIYLNWIDNLRDWCISRQIWWGHRIPVWYKGSEVYAGLEAPKGEMWKQDEDTLDTWFSSALWTFSTLGWPKKTDDMKTFHPSNWMQMGHEILFFWMARMILMSTYVLDEIPFKDVYIHGMLRDEKGKKFSKSAGNNIDPLDVIKEFGTDALRLSLLLGISPGSDSRYYEEKIIGARNFITKLWNISRYIEMSRKDGNSEKLEEGSLEDEAILTKLRKLVKEVTEDMENYRFAQAGEKLREFTWFEFADWYVEVVKAKNRTGMIDLVFGTILKLWHPFIPFVTEVIYEGYFSGLDTKKKEDLLIVQDWPNVDDIASKDYKKAEKQYDLVKDIISAIRNARSENKVEPSKKVKAVIYAGSKLELVKSQEVLIKGLRTGINELEILKSGPEIEKAIHAAVGDIEVYLIGAVDEKKEKERIKKEVERLQKIISGIEGRLNNEEFVAKAPKEVVEKEKEKLKNLMAEMGKLEG, encoded by the coding sequence ATGAAAAAAGAACTGCCAAAAAATTATAACCCGGCTGAATATGAGGATAAGATTTATGACAAATGGGAAAAGTCGGGATTTTTTAATCCGGACAACCTGGAAGGCGAGCCCTATTCGATCATGATGCCGCCGCCAAACGTTACCGGCGTTTTGCATTTAGGGCACGCTTTGGAAAATTCGTTAATGGACGTTGAAGCGCGCTATCAAAGAATGCGCGGCAAAAAGGTTTTACTGCTTCCCGGAACAGATCACGCGGCCCTGCCAACCCAAGCCAAAGTGGAAAAATTATTATGGGAGAAAGGCATAAAGAATCCAAGGCAAGAGCTGGGGCGGGAAAAATTGGTGGACGAGATTAGAAAATTTGCCGAAGAATCAAAGGCCACCATCTTGAGCCAAATTAGAAAAATGGGCACTTCCTGCGACTGGTCGCGATTGGCCTATACATTTGATGAAGCGCGCAATCTGGCGGTGAATACAGTTTTTACCAAGATGTTTAACGATGGTTTGATCTATCGGGGAAAAAGGATCGTGAACTGGGACGCTAAATTACAGACAACAATTTCTGACGATGAAATTGTCTGGCATGAAGAAAGCGCGCCTTTTTATTATCTCCAATACGGCCCCTTTACTATCGCGACTGCCCGGCCGGAAACCAAGTTCGGCGATAAATACGTAGTCATGCATCCGGACGACAAGCGCTACAAAAAATATAAGCATGGCGAAAAGTTCGAATGCGAATGGATAAACGGCAAGGTGACGGCTACGGTAATAAAAGATGAGGCAATTGATAAGGAATTTGGCACCGGCGTGATGACTATCACTCCTTATCATGATATGACCGACTTTGAAATTGCCGAAAGGCATAAATTACCCGGCGAACAGATTATTGATTTTAATGGAAAGCTTTTGCCAGTGGCCGGAGAGTTCGCGGGAATGGAAATTTTGATAGCCCGGCCGAAAATTGTTGAAAAACTTAAAGCCAAAGGGTTGCTCGTTAAGGTGGAAGATGATTACATTCATAGAGTAGCCAAGGGCGACCGCAGTAATGGATTAGTTGAACCGCAAATAAAAGAGCAGTGGTTTGTTGATGTTAATAAGAAAATACCCGGAAAGAAAAAAAGTTTGAAAGAGCTGATGCGCGAAGCAACCACTACGGGTTTAGACGGAAAAAAAGATCAGCTGGTAAGAATAACGCCGGATCGGTTTCAGAAAATATATTTAAACTGGATTGATAATCTGCGCGACTGGTGCATTTCCCGGCAAATTTGGTGGGGGCACCGGATACCGGTTTGGTATAAAGGAAGTGAAGTTTATGCCGGATTGGAAGCGCCGAAAGGTGAAATGTGGAAACAAGACGAAGATACTTTAGATACCTGGTTTTCCTCGGCTCTTTGGACATTTTCCACATTAGGATGGCCTAAAAAAACTGATGACATGAAAACTTTTCATCCATCAAACTGGATGCAGATGGGGCATGAAATATTATTTTTTTGGATGGCCCGGATGATTTTAATGTCCACCTATGTTTTAGATGAAATTCCGTTTAAAGATGTGTACATTCATGGCATGCTCCGGGACGAAAAAGGCAAGAAATTTTCCAAATCGGCCGGGAACAATATTGATCCCTTGGATGTCATAAAAGAATTCGGCACCGACGCTTTGCGCTTGAGCTTACTTTTAGGAATTTCGCCGGGAAGCGATTCGCGTTATTATGAAGAAAAAATAATTGGCGCCCGGAATTTTATAACCAAGCTTTGGAATATTTCCCGCTATATTGAAATGAGCCGGAAAGATGGAAATAGCGAAAAATTAGAAGAAGGTAGCCTTGAGGATGAAGCTATTTTAACGAAGTTAAGGAAGCTGGTAAAAGAAGTAACCGAGGATATGGAAAATTACCGCTTTGCCCAGGCCGGAGAAAAACTGCGCGAGTTCACCTGGTTTGAGTTTGCCGACTGGTACGTTGAAGTCGTAAAAGCCAAGAACAGGACCGGAATGATTGATTTGGTTTTTGGGACGATTTTAAAGCTTTGGCACCCTTTTATTCCGTTCGTTACTGAAGTAATTTACGAAGGCTATTTTAGCGGTCTCGATACGAAGAAAAAAGAGGATTTGTTGATAGTCCAGGATTGGCCGAATGTCGATGATATCGCGTCCAAGGATTATAAAAAGGCGGAAAAGCAATATGATTTAGTAAAAGATATAATTTCCGCTATTAGAAACGCCCGATCGGAAAATAAGGTTGAGCCGTCAAAAAAAGTTAAAGCCGTGATTTACGCCGGAAGCAAGCTGGAGCTCGTAAAATCCCAGGAAGTGTTAATCAAAGGGCTTCGCACCGGGATTAATGAACTGGAGATTTTAAAAAGCGGCCCGGAGATAGAAAAGGCTATCCACGCGGCGGTCGGCGATATCGAAGTTTACTTAATCGGCGCGGTGGATGAGAAAAAAGAAAAGGAAAGGATTAAAAAAGAAGTGGAGCGTCTCCAAAAAATTATTTCCGGGATTGAAGGCCGGCTAAATAATGAAGAATTTGTCGCCAAAGCGCCGAAAGAAGTGGTGGAGAAAGAAAAGGAAAAATTGAAAAATCTAATGGCGGAAATGGGTAAGCTGGAGGGGTAG
- a CDS encoding S-adenosylmethionine decarboxylase yields the protein MNVKRFHNIFDMENCNEKIGDRKILRDFVEKIAEVADMSILEGPIIADGAEHNPGLSALAIIDFSHISIHTFTQHNEALIDVFSCKPYDKEKIQAVCQEYFGTRKTKFRAKEVWWG from the coding sequence ATGAACGTAAAAAGATTCCACAACATTTTCGACATGGAAAATTGCAATGAAAAAATCGGCGACCGTAAAATCTTGCGCGACTTTGTTGAAAAAATCGCGGAGGTGGCGGACATGAGCATCTTAGAAGGACCGATTATCGCTGACGGCGCCGAGCATAATCCGGGACTTTCTGCTTTGGCCATCATTGATTTTTCCCATATCTCCATCCACACCTTTACCCAGCATAACGAAGCATTAATCGACGTCTTTTCCTGCAAGCCCTATGACAAAGAAAAGATCCAGGCGGTTTGCCAGGAGTATTTCGGCACCCGAAAAACGAAATTCCGCGCCAAAGAGGTTTGGTGGGGTTAA
- a CDS encoding argininosuccinate synthase, which translates to MQKETSYVKVASHEAKKGEFKKCLLLYSGGLDTSVMLKWIQEEYECEIVTLTIDLGQTADNLDEIKQKAINLGAKEAIIYDAKDEFADTLLTHAIKANADYQGGYALSTPLGRVIISKAAVRFAKEYNCDVIAHGSTGKGNDQVRFESYITTLNPALKIIAPVREWGMGRQEEIEYAEKHNIPVKQKTDRPYSYDENMWGNTGEGGEIENPELIPPLKNILQWCKLPEDAPDAEEIIEVEYEKGIPVKLNGEAMKLSQLVMKCNAAGAKHGVGIFPLIEDRLVGLKVRGVYENPGAAILIEGHRRLEKLVSNREENELKASMDIKWGYLAYAAKWFDPVMYHIRAFIDSQNRKVTGKVKIRLFKGNITVVALSSPYSLFDHNLATFDRNAAFNQNASAGFIEIYNLAQKTSFNVFNYDDKE; encoded by the coding sequence ATGCAAAAAGAAACTTCTTACGTAAAAGTGGCTTCGCATGAAGCGAAAAAAGGGGAATTTAAAAAATGCCTTTTACTATATTCCGGCGGATTGGATACTTCGGTAATGTTAAAATGGATTCAGGAAGAATATGAGTGCGAAATTGTCACTTTGACGATTGATTTAGGTCAGACCGCTGATAATTTGGATGAAATCAAACAAAAAGCCATAAATCTAGGCGCCAAAGAAGCGATTATTTACGACGCTAAGGATGAATTTGCCGACACATTATTAACGCACGCGATCAAAGCCAACGCCGATTATCAGGGCGGCTACGCCCTATCGACGCCTTTGGGGCGGGTAATTATTTCCAAAGCGGCGGTAAGATTCGCTAAAGAATATAATTGCGATGTCATTGCCCACGGCTCAACCGGAAAAGGCAATGACCAGGTGCGCTTCGAAAGCTACATCACTACCCTTAACCCGGCCTTAAAAATTATCGCACCAGTCCGGGAATGGGGCATGGGCCGCCAGGAAGAAATCGAGTACGCGGAAAAGCATAACATTCCGGTAAAACAAAAAACTGACAGGCCATATTCTTACGACGAAAACATGTGGGGCAATACCGGCGAAGGCGGCGAAATTGAAAATCCGGAACTAATTCCCCCGCTAAAAAATATCCTGCAGTGGTGCAAATTGCCGGAAGACGCGCCGGACGCCGAAGAAATAATTGAAGTGGAATACGAAAAAGGCATACCGGTTAAATTGAACGGCGAAGCTATGAAGTTAAGCCAGCTGGTTATGAAATGCAACGCGGCCGGCGCCAAGCATGGCGTTGGAATTTTTCCTTTAATTGAAGACCGCCTCGTGGGGCTGAAAGTCAGAGGGGTTTATGAAAATCCGGGCGCGGCCATTTTGATTGAAGGCCATAGAAGACTGGAAAAATTGGTTTCCAACCGGGAAGAAAACGAGTTAAAAGCGTCAATGGATATTAAGTGGGGCTATCTCGCATACGCCGCCAAGTGGTTTGATCCGGTTATGTACCATATCCGCGCCTTCATTGATTCACAAAACCGGAAAGTGACGGGCAAAGTAAAAATCCGTCTATTTAAAGGAAATATAACGGTCGTTGCGTTATCATCTCCCTATTCTTTATTCGATCATAATTTAGCCACCTTTGACCGGAACGCCGCCTTTAACCAAAACGCCTCGGCCGGATTTATTGAAATTTACAACCTGGCGCAAAAAACCTCTTTTAATGTTTTTAACTACGATGATAAAGAGTAA
- a CDS encoding lyase family protein, whose protein sequence is MARKTIAAKSKKIWQTTGDELDSMVEAYTVGDDYLMDQLLLPYDIEASLAHAEMLKTIGILSGPELKKARLGLYKILTEYKKGNFIIRQGQEDGHMAIEEYLTAHYGDIGKKIHTGRSRNDQALVMVRLFMKDSLTEIAKLTERLAISFQAKIKEAKNIPMPGYTHMQKAMPTTVGVWLDSYLAAIKDFIPMLKAARNLIDQNPLGSASGYGIDNLFLNRELTTKKLKFAKTQKNPMYCGFSRGYFENIVLQALSQIMIIAGRFASDMVIFTTQEFGFFSLPDSFTTGSSIMPQKRNYDIFEIMRGNAKVFHSYQARIQEIISSLGSGYHRDLTLTKKPLVLGINLCIDTIEILAKAMPNIRLNENRLKKAMTADLYATNEVYELVKKGRPFRDAYLEIKNKFKEKNS, encoded by the coding sequence ATGGCGAGAAAAACAATTGCCGCAAAAAGCAAAAAGATTTGGCAAACTACGGGAGATGAGCTGGATTCAATGGTTGAAGCCTATACGGTCGGCGATGATTATTTAATGGACCAGCTTTTATTGCCCTACGATATCGAAGCCAGCCTGGCTCACGCGGAAATGCTAAAAACTATTGGCATATTGTCCGGCCCGGAATTAAAAAAGGCCAGGCTGGGGCTTTATAAAATTCTAACCGAATATAAGAAAGGCAATTTTATTATCCGGCAAGGCCAGGAAGACGGCCATATGGCCATTGAAGAATATCTGACCGCCCATTACGGCGATATCGGAAAAAAAATCCATACCGGCCGGAGCCGGAACGATCAGGCCCTGGTTATGGTTCGTTTATTCATGAAAGACAGCTTAACCGAAATAGCTAAATTAACCGAAAGATTGGCCATAAGCTTTCAGGCTAAAATTAAAGAGGCGAAAAATATTCCTATGCCCGGCTATACCCACATGCAAAAAGCTATGCCGACAACCGTTGGCGTCTGGCTTGATTCTTACCTCGCGGCCATCAAAGATTTTATCCCCATGCTCAAGGCGGCAAGAAACTTAATCGACCAAAATCCCTTAGGCTCGGCGTCCGGCTACGGCATCGATAATTTATTTTTAAACCGGGAACTTACGACGAAAAAACTCAAATTTGCCAAAACCCAAAAAAACCCCATGTATTGCGGATTTTCCCGCGGATATTTCGAAAACATAGTCCTGCAGGCTTTATCCCAAATTATGATTATCGCGGGCAGATTCGCTTCTGACATGGTAATCTTTACCACCCAGGAATTTGGCTTCTTTTCCCTGCCTGATAGCTTTACTACCGGATCATCAATCATGCCCCAAAAAAGGAACTATGACATTTTTGAAATTATGCGGGGCAATGCCAAAGTTTTCCATTCCTACCAGGCGCGAATCCAGGAAATAATTTCCTCGCTTGGTTCGGGTTATCACCGGGATCTGACCTTAACAAAAAAACCTCTGGTCCTCGGGATTAATCTTTGCATAGATACGATAGAAATACTGGCCAAGGCAATGCCGAATATAAGATTAAACGAGAACCGGCTGAAAAAAGCCATGACCGCCGACCTTTACGCCACCAACGAGGTGTATGAGCTGGTAAAAAAGGGCCGGCCGTTTAGGGACGCGTATCTTGAAATTAAAAATAAATTCAAAGAAAAAAACAGCTAG
- the pyrH gene encoding UMP kinase, whose translation MDEKKTIVISLGGSLIAPKEGIDWKFLKKFRKLIIERIKEGERFVIVTGGGNTCREYQKAASKVTKLTDDDRDWLGIHTTRLNAHLIKTIFRNYAHPRINKNPKTKEDLKRHFSKGEGIMVAAGWRPGWSTDLDATILAERLGAKTLINLSNISYVYDRDPNKHKGAKKIEEISWPEFRKIVGTKWDPGLNAPFDPVASKKAHDIGMQVVIMNGRNLANLKDCLEGKRCKGTIIK comes from the coding sequence ATGGATGAAAAAAAAACTATCGTAATTTCCTTAGGCGGATCTTTAATCGCGCCCAAGGAAGGAATTGACTGGAAATTCCTAAAAAAATTCAGGAAGTTAATCATTGAAAGGATAAAAGAAGGCGAACGCTTCGTAATAGTAACCGGCGGCGGCAATACCTGCCGCGAATACCAGAAAGCGGCTTCAAAGGTAACCAAATTAACCGACGACGACCGCGATTGGCTCGGAATCCACACTACCCGCTTAAACGCCCATCTTATAAAAACAATCTTTCGCAATTACGCCCATCCGCGGATTAATAAAAATCCGAAGACCAAGGAAGATTTAAAGAGGCATTTTTCCAAGGGCGAGGGGATTATGGTGGCGGCCGGCTGGCGGCCGGGCTGGTCAACCGATTTGGACGCGACAATTTTGGCCGAACGGCTGGGAGCCAAAACTTTAATAAACCTATCGAACATTTCTTACGTTTACGACAGGGATCCCAATAAGCATAAGGGCGCGAAAAAAATTGAAGAGATATCCTGGCCGGAATTTAGAAAAATAGTCGGGACTAAGTGGGATCCGGGCTTAAACGCCCCCTTTGATCCGGTGGCTTCCAAAAAAGCCCATGATATCGGCATGCAAGTTGTAATCATGAACGGAAGAAATTTGGCTAACTTAAAAGATTGTCTGGAAGGAAAGAGGTGCAAGGGAACGATAATAAAATAA
- a CDS encoding methyltransferase domain-containing protein, whose product MNEDAQKKLLKIVKNNYEEIADEFHQTRMKNWQPLWGEVVKFASRVKDGESILDLGCGNGRVLNALAGKKISYIGIDNSSKIIEHARSNYQLSIINYQFIVGDILGLDKIKEVADRKFDYIFCVAVLHHIPGQELRIGFLRQAEKYLKPGGKMLLTSWNIWEQKRFYLVLAKSILLKLAGRYEYDFGDILFPWKGKNLNSLRYYHAFTKGELKRLAEKSGCAAERIFKDKFNYYLVISKKP is encoded by the coding sequence ATGAATGAAGACGCGCAAAAAAAATTACTGAAAATCGTGAAAAACAACTACGAAGAGATCGCTGATGAGTTCCACCAGACCCGGATGAAAAATTGGCAGCCGCTTTGGGGCGAAGTGGTTAAATTCGCCAGCCGCGTTAAAGATGGCGAGAGTATTTTAGATCTTGGCTGCGGCAACGGGCGGGTTTTAAACGCTTTGGCCGGAAAAAAAATCAGTTATATCGGCATTGATAATTCGTCAAAAATTATCGAACACGCCAGATCCAATTATCAATTATCAATTATCAATTATCAATTTATTGTCGGCGATATTCTTGGGCTGGATAAAATAAAAGAGGTCGCGGACAGGAAGTTTGACTATATTTTTTGCGTGGCGGTATTGCACCATATCCCGGGCCAAGAGCTGCGGATTGGATTTTTGCGCCAAGCCGAAAAATACCTCAAACCGGGCGGCAAGATGCTCTTAACCAGCTGGAATATCTGGGAACAAAAAAGATTTTACCTTGTACTGGCAAAAAGCATTCTTTTAAAGCTGGCCGGGCGCTATGAGTACGACTTTGGCGACATTCTTTTTCCCTGGAAAGGGAAAAATTTAAACAGCTTGCGCTATTACCACGCTTTTACCAAGGGAGAGCTGAAAAGATTAGCGGAAAAATCCGGATGCGCGGCGGAAAGGATTTTTAAGGACAAATTTAATTATTATCTGGTTATAAGCAAAAAACCCTAA